A window of the Cystobacter fuscus genome harbors these coding sequences:
- a CDS encoding ChaN family lipoprotein — MRASLALHLALFRRQKAQIARVVEGQSAAFRAYEARYRRRTSDYRQLLSAHAVSQQVRAADVIYVGDYHTLPLAQETYLNLVEGVREAGRRVVLALECVEGRHQASVDAYLAGRLTERALLSRLGLGAGQGAWSGARTLLAYARRHRLPVVGIDRRAQGERSLELRDAYAAERIARALRAEDSPRVVVLVGQYHVAPCHLPAQVERALGEAHGLKGLVVYQNAEGVYWRLAREGKVGAAQAVELADGALCLLNASPVVCQQSFLDYLEAESGDSPLRERGAAERFREMAGLIGRLAGVPVGRWLDEAEVVTAADGDALERIQQRGRFTQGELVQLRRYILSRESYYIPRARTAYLASLSLNHAAEEAAHFVRHCAVGDAMEAPRRASDAFYARCVEEALGFFGSKLVNPRRVCVGAGEWALRFGQARGVERQIAAFVLAHKAAEVEVPDEAVKLLPLRKDRLFHGVSHALGYLLGDALYQGFEAGRVERAEVRALFRDPLEDPRATYFQWVRRLSS; from the coding sequence ATGCGCGCGTCGCTCGCCCTCCACCTCGCCCTGTTCCGTCGTCAGAAGGCCCAGATCGCCCGGGTCGTCGAAGGACAGTCGGCGGCCTTTCGCGCCTACGAGGCCCGCTACCGCCGGCGGACCTCCGACTACCGCCAGCTCCTCTCCGCCCACGCCGTCTCCCAGCAGGTGCGCGCCGCGGACGTCATCTACGTGGGCGACTACCATACGCTGCCGCTCGCGCAGGAGACCTACCTGAACCTCGTGGAGGGCGTCCGGGAGGCGGGCCGCCGGGTGGTGCTCGCGCTCGAGTGCGTGGAGGGCCGGCACCAGGCATCCGTCGACGCGTACCTGGCCGGACGCCTCACCGAGCGCGCCCTGCTCTCCCGCCTGGGACTCGGCGCGGGACAAGGTGCCTGGTCCGGGGCGCGCACGCTGCTCGCCTACGCCCGGCGCCACCGCCTGCCCGTGGTGGGCATCGACCGCCGCGCCCAGGGAGAGCGCTCCCTCGAACTCCGGGACGCGTACGCGGCCGAGCGCATCGCCCGAGCCCTTCGGGCCGAGGATTCCCCCCGGGTGGTGGTGCTCGTGGGCCAGTACCACGTGGCGCCCTGCCACCTCCCCGCCCAGGTGGAGCGGGCACTCGGCGAGGCGCACGGCCTCAAGGGGCTCGTGGTGTACCAGAACGCCGAGGGCGTCTACTGGCGGCTCGCCCGCGAGGGCAAGGTGGGCGCGGCGCAGGCGGTGGAGCTGGCGGATGGGGCGCTGTGCCTGCTCAACGCCTCACCCGTGGTGTGCCAGCAGAGCTTCCTGGACTACCTCGAGGCCGAGTCGGGGGACTCGCCCCTGCGCGAGCGCGGCGCCGCCGAGCGCTTCCGGGAGATGGCGGGCCTCATCGGACGGCTCGCGGGCGTGCCGGTGGGGCGCTGGCTGGACGAGGCCGAGGTGGTGACGGCGGCGGACGGGGACGCACTCGAGCGCATCCAGCAGCGGGGCCGCTTCACGCAAGGTGAACTCGTGCAGCTGCGCCGCTACATCCTCTCGCGCGAGAGCTACTACATCCCCCGGGCGCGCACGGCCTACCTGGCGTCGCTCTCCCTCAACCACGCGGCCGAGGAGGCGGCGCACTTCGTGCGGCACTGCGCCGTGGGCGACGCCATGGAGGCGCCGCGCCGGGCCTCGGATGCCTTCTACGCGCGCTGCGTGGAAGAGGCGCTGGGCTTCTTCGGCTCGAAGCTGGTGAACCCCCGGCGCGTCTGCGTGGGGGCCGGCGAGTGGGCCCTGCGCTTTGGCCAGGCCCGGGGCGTGGAGCGGCAGATCGCCGCGTTCGTGCTCGCGCACAAGGCGGCCGAGGTGGAGGTGCCGGACGAGGCGGTGAAGCTCCTGCCCCTGCGCAAGGATCGGCTCTTCCATGGCGTCAGCCACGCACTGGGCTACCTGCTGGGCGATGCGCTCTACCAGGGCTTCGAGGCGGGCCGGGTCGAGCGCGCCGAGGTGCGCGCCCTGTTCCGGGATCCCCTCGAGGACCCGCGCGCCACCTACTTCCAGTGGGTGCGCCGCCTGTCCTCCTGA
- a CDS encoding YaiI/YqxD family protein: MKLWVDADACPGPVRDILLRASQRLRLPIVFVANKSLSLPRSELVSSVRVGSGLDAADNYIAKQAQAGDLAVTQDIPLAALLVPKGVVVLDPRGELFTEDNISERLSVRNFMQELRESGVVTGGPSGFSPQDRQQFAAALDRELARLHKPRP, encoded by the coding sequence ATGAAACTCTGGGTGGATGCCGATGCCTGTCCCGGTCCCGTGCGGGACATCCTCTTGCGCGCCTCGCAGCGCTTGCGGCTCCCCATCGTCTTCGTGGCCAACAAGTCGCTCTCCCTGCCCCGCTCGGAGCTCGTGTCCTCCGTGCGCGTGGGCAGCGGGCTCGACGCCGCGGACAACTACATCGCGAAGCAGGCCCAGGCCGGCGATCTCGCCGTCACCCAGGACATCCCGCTCGCGGCCCTGCTCGTGCCCAAGGGCGTCGTCGTGCTCGATCCCCGCGGCGAGCTGTTCACCGAGGACAACATTTCCGAGCGCCTGTCCGTGCGCAACTTCATGCAGGAGCTGCGCGAGAGCGGCGTGGTGACGGGCGGCCCCAGTGGCTTCTCCCCACAGGACCGCCAGCAGTTCGCCGCCGCCCTGGACCGCGAGCTCGCGCGACTGCACAAGCCACGACCGTAG
- a CDS encoding acyl-CoA carboxylase subunit beta, producing the protein MKMKERVEKLEEQRRRNEGLGGPERIERQHAKGKLTARERLQRLFDENTFEEMGLLAGAEGHLPEEEDASRPSPADGVITGVGEIDGRPVAAALYDFTVFGGSIGTVGERKVARMRDLALKHRIPMVWLVDSAGARLEAGGDVDPRRLAGFADTGYLFREQVVMSGVVPQVAAMVGPGAAGTAYIPALADFVPMVKGTSSLALGGPYLVESVVGEKVTEEELGGSKVHTEVSGVADAEYPDDATCLTAIREYLSFFPSHCEERPPRRPTTDPFDRRDESLLTVVPDSPRQAFDMNKVILSLVDERKFFPLKPRFARNLITGLARIDGWPVGIVANNSMYLGGILDVNAADKAARFINLCDAFQVPLLFLQDVPGFMVGTKVEQQGIIRHGAKMMYAAASATVPKFTVVVRKGYGAGYYVMNGRAFEPDLFIAWPGAEIGVMGAEGMVAIAARKLLQGAGSPEAAEAMKKELAEGLRQHIRIERTAALAMVDDVVDPRDTRRLLARALKRSANKKVERPFRRREISPV; encoded by the coding sequence ATGAAGATGAAGGAGCGGGTGGAGAAGCTCGAGGAGCAGCGCCGCCGCAACGAGGGCCTGGGCGGACCCGAGCGCATCGAGCGCCAGCACGCCAAGGGCAAGCTCACCGCCCGTGAGCGCCTCCAGCGGCTCTTCGACGAGAACACCTTCGAGGAGATGGGTCTGCTCGCCGGAGCCGAGGGCCACCTGCCCGAGGAGGAAGACGCCTCCCGCCCCTCGCCCGCGGACGGCGTCATCACGGGCGTTGGGGAGATCGACGGACGGCCCGTGGCGGCGGCGCTCTACGACTTCACGGTGTTCGGCGGCTCCATCGGCACGGTGGGCGAGCGCAAGGTGGCGCGCATGCGTGACCTGGCCCTCAAGCACCGCATCCCCATGGTGTGGCTGGTCGACTCGGCGGGCGCGCGCCTGGAGGCGGGCGGCGACGTGGACCCCCGGCGCCTCGCGGGCTTCGCGGACACCGGCTACCTCTTCCGCGAGCAGGTGGTGATGAGCGGCGTGGTGCCCCAGGTGGCCGCCATGGTGGGCCCCGGCGCCGCGGGTACCGCCTACATCCCGGCGCTCGCGGACTTCGTGCCCATGGTCAAGGGCACCAGCTCGCTCGCCCTCGGCGGCCCCTACCTCGTGGAGTCCGTGGTGGGCGAGAAGGTGACGGAGGAGGAGCTGGGCGGCTCGAAGGTGCACACCGAGGTGTCCGGCGTGGCCGATGCCGAGTACCCCGACGACGCCACGTGCCTCACCGCCATCCGCGAGTACCTGTCCTTCTTTCCCTCGCACTGCGAGGAGCGGCCCCCGCGCCGGCCCACGACGGATCCGTTCGATCGGCGCGACGAGTCCCTGCTCACCGTGGTGCCCGACAGCCCGCGCCAGGCGTTCGACATGAACAAGGTCATCCTGTCGCTGGTGGATGAGCGCAAGTTCTTCCCGCTCAAGCCCCGCTTCGCGCGCAACCTCATCACCGGCCTGGCGCGCATCGACGGCTGGCCCGTGGGCATCGTGGCCAACAACTCCATGTACCTGGGCGGCATCCTGGACGTGAACGCGGCGGACAAGGCGGCGCGCTTCATCAACCTGTGTGACGCCTTCCAGGTGCCGCTGCTCTTCCTCCAGGACGTGCCGGGCTTCATGGTGGGCACCAAGGTGGAGCAGCAGGGCATCATCCGCCACGGGGCGAAGATGATGTACGCGGCCGCCAGCGCCACCGTGCCCAAGTTCACCGTGGTGGTGCGCAAGGGCTACGGCGCGGGCTACTACGTCATGAATGGCCGGGCCTTCGAGCCGGATCTCTTCATCGCCTGGCCCGGCGCGGAGATTGGCGTCATGGGCGCCGAGGGCATGGTGGCCATCGCCGCGCGCAAGCTCTTGCAGGGCGCCGGCAGCCCCGAGGCCGCCGAGGCCATGAAGAAGGAGCTCGCCGAGGGCCTGCGCCAGCACATCCGCATCGAGCGCACCGCCGCGCTCGCCATGGTGGACGACGTGGTGGATCCCCGCGACACGCGGCGCCTGCTCGCGCGCGCCCTCAAGCGCTCGGCGAACAAGAAGGTGGAGCGCCCCTTCCGCCGCCGGGAGATCTCCCCCGTCTAG